CCAGGCTCCTCAGGAGGGCCTGAAGCGCGGGTTTGATGCGGGCTGCATCAGTATCCTCCAGGAGCCCGAGTAACCGGCTTTCATGGTCTCGCGCCTCCTGGACGAGTGTTTCGGCCAAGGCGCGACCGGCATCTGTCAGATGGACCCTGACCTTGCGCCGGTCGCCGTCATCGACGCGCCGCTCCACCAGACCCTTTTTGTCCATCTGGTCGACAATGCGGGTCAGGCGTGATTGTTCTGCAAGTGCGTACTCGGCAAGCCTCGTGATCATCAGCCCGTCCTGATCGGACAGGCAGGCCAGTACCCGCCATTCCGGCACGCGCAGTCCGTTTGCGCGTACACGGGCATGGAATTGAGCGCTTGCCGCCTCGCTTGAAGCGGCCAGGAGATAAAGCAGATAGGAGGGAACGAATGCGCCCTTTTGCTTGCCGCCCTTTGTCATGAATTCTTCCGATGCCATCGCGTTGAATCTGCGTGTTTACTGGATGCCACAATGACAAGCTGAAAAAAAGTCCGAAGAAACGATTGCGGGTTTATATGATTTTTCATATATTGTTGCCAGGAGGACCAAACACCCATGCTCAATCTGGTCGTCGACAGTATCCATGACGAAACGGATCGCATCCGTGTCTTTACGCTTTGCGAGGCATCCGGGGCCGAGTTGCCCGGCTATTTACCGGGCGCGCATCTGGATTTCGATCTCGGTGAACTTGGAACACGGTCCTATTCGCTGATCGATTGGAAATCTTCATTATCGACCAGGAATTACACGATTGCCGTTCAGCGTGAGGACGATGGAACCGGCGGCTCCAAAGCCATGCACCGGCTCGAGGCGGGGCGGGCCATAAAGGTTCTGCCACCCGAAAACGATTTTGAACTGCGTGATGGCGCTGCGCCGGTCCTGCTTCTTGCCGGCGGCATCGGTGTGACGCCGCTCATTTCCATGGCGAGTGCTCTGGACGCGCAGGCAAGGGACTTTGCCTTTCACTATAGTGCCAGAAGTGCCGGGGTCATGGGTTTCCGGGAACGGCTTGGTCAAGCCTTTCCCGACCATATGGTCTTTCATTTTGACGATCAGGCACCGCTTGATCTTGCAAAATTGATGTCGGCACAGCCGCCGGACACGCAGCTCTATATTTGCGGGCCCAAGGGAATGATCGATGCAGCGCGTGAGGCCGCGATCACGGCCGGACTGGCTGAAGCCAACATTCATATCGAGCTGTTTTCCGCGCCCGAAGCTCAATCCGGCGATGCATCGTTCGAGGTGGAAATCCATGACACTGGCGAAGTGTTCGTAATTCCTGCCGGAAAGACCATTATCGAGGTGCTTGAGGAAGCGGGCAAGGATCTGATGTACGATTGCCAGCGCGGCGATTGCGGTATCTGTCAGACCGATGTGATCAGCGGAACACCCGACCATCGCGATGTTGTGTTGTCGGAAGCCGACAGGGCGGCAGGTAAAGTCATGCAGATCTGCGTCAGCCGCGCCAAGTCGGGGCGTCTGGTTCTGGATCTCTAAGGGAGAGGATCAATGTACAAACAGCAGCCAAGGCAAATGGCCGCCGAAGATATCGAAGACCTGGTCCAGGGTTATCAGGTGCACCGCGATGTCTATATCAGCCGTGATGTGTATGAGCTGGAAATGCGGCACCTATTCACCAATAGCTGGGTGTTTGTGGGTCACGAGAGCCAGACCCCGAACAAGGGCGACTACTACGCAACCCAGATCGGCGATCAACCGGTCATACAGGTACGGCACTCGGATGGTGAGGTGAAGGTTCTGCACAACCGCTGCCCGCACAAGGGTGTGAAGATTGCCATTGATCGCGAGGGCAATACCGGAAAGTTTTTCCGCTGCCCCTATCATGCCTGGTCATTCAAGACCGATGGCTGCCTTTTGGCGATCCCGCTGAAAAAGGGATACGAAAATACAGGTCTCGACGAGACCGAAAACGTAAAGGGCATCAAACCGGTCGGCGATGTACGCAATTATCGCGGCTTCATATTTGCGAGGCTGGCCGATGAGGGCATCAGCTTCGAGGATTTCTTTCAGGGCAGCCTGTCATCGATCGACAATATGGTCGACCGTTCGCCGGAAGGCCGGCTCGAGATTGCCGGTCCGCCCTTGCGCTATATGCATCAGTGCAACTGGAAAATGCTCGTTGAGAACCAGACCGACACCTGCCATCCGATGGTGGCGCACGAAAGCTCGGCCGGCACTGCGGTTAAAATCTGGGAGAGCCTCGGCAATCCGGAGCCCCGCCCGCCGGCCATGGAGATCATCGCCCCATTCATGTCGCCCTACGAGTTCTTCGAGGACATGGGCATCCGTACCTGGCCGAACGGGCATGGCCACACCGGCGTTCATCACTCGATCCACTCCGACTATTCCGCCGTGCCCGGCTATTTTGAGGCCATGTGCGAGGCCTATGGCGAAGACCGCGCCAAGGCCATCATGGATGAGAACCGGCACAACACGGTCTATTTCCCATCGATCATGATCAAGGGACCCATCCAGCAATTGCGAAATTTCATTCCGCTCGGCCCCGACAAGACGCTTGTGGAGAGCTACATCTACCGGCTTGTCGGCGCACCGGACCATTTGCTGGCGCGCACCGCCATGTACAACCGTATGATCAATGCACCGACATCGATTGTCGGGCATGACGATCTGGAAATGTATGAACGCGCGCAGGAGGGCTTGCACTCCGAAGGGCTGGAATGGGTCAATGTCCAGCGCCTTTATCCGGGCGCGGAGGAGGACTTTTCCGAAGAGGCCGTCGAAAACGGCACCACCGAGCGGCAGATGCGCAACCAGTTCCATGCCTGGGCGAAGTTCATGACAGCGACCATGCCGCGCCGGACCGAACTGCAAGGGGAGGCCGGTCAGTGACGGATATCAGCAAAGATGAGTTGATCGACTTCATTTATGCCGAAGCGCGTATGCTCGATGAGGGCCGCTACGATGAGTGGATTGATCTGTGGCTGGCGGATGGCCACTACTGGATGCCGCTCGACTACAAGCAGACCGATCCGCATCTCGTCACCTCGTTCCTTTATGAAGATCTCTTCATGCTCAAGCTCAGGGTCGAGCGCTTGAACGGCGCGCGGACATTCAGCCAGAAGCCGAAGAGCCGGTGCCACCATGTCATTCAGCGGCCTTTTATTGACAGAACAGACCATGAGAACGGCGAATATGTCACGAACACATCGATGCATTACATTGAAACGCGCCTCGATGATCAGTTCCTGCTGGCGCTTACAGCGACCCATGAACTCAAACAGGTGGATGGCAAATTGCGCATCGCCAACAAACGGGTCGACCTGTTGAACTGCGATGCGGCTTTCGGCAACATACAATTGCTGCCATGATTTCTGATCGCTGTAACAGCGTTTATAACGCATTTGAGGATGCCGCCGGGCGATGGCCCGGTCGCGACCTGCTGCAGACGCTGCCGGGAACGGCAAAGGTCTATGGGATCCCCTCCGGCACAATGCGTTATGGCGAGGCCAAGGCCGCCGTGGATGAGCTCTCGGCACGGTTTGAGGCCAAGGGCTATCGCAGCGGAATGCGGGTCGCCGTTCTTCTGGAAAACCGTCCGGTCTTCTTCATTGTCTGGCTGGCGCTCAACCGGCTGGGCATTTCGATCGTTCCGATCAATCCGGATCTGCGTGCGGCGGAGCTCGAATATCTGATCGGCCACAGCGAGCCGGCGCTGATCATCGCCGTTAAACCGCGTCAGGACGAGCTGCGCAAAGCATCTGCGGCCGCGGGCATGGACCTGTCGGTCGTTGGGCCGCACGACCCATTGCCCGCGCCGCGCGGCAATTCAGTCGTTGCGCAAGAGGATGGCGGTGAGGCTGCGGTCCTCTATACGTCCGGAACGACGGGAAATCCGAAAGGTTGCGTTCTGCCGAACGCTTATTTTCTGCTGGCGGGCAATTGGTATGCGTCCGTCGGTGGCCTCGCCGCGCTTTCAACCGATGGCGAGCGGATGATCACGCCGCTGCCGGTTTTTCACATGAACGCGATGGCCTACTCATTCATGGCGATGATCGCCGTCGGCGGCTGCCTGATCGTGCTTGACCGTTTTCACCCCAGAAGCTGGTGGTCGGATGTGGCGCAATCGCGCGCCACCTGCCTGCATTATCTTGGCGTCATGCCATCGATGCTGATGGGAGCCGATCCGTCCTCCGGCGACAAGGAGCATTGCGTGCAATTCGGCTTTGGCGCCGGCGTCGATCCGAAGCTGCAGGCGGCTTTTGAAGACCGGTTCGGTTTTCCGCTGGTTGAAGCCTGGGCCATGACGGAAACAGGGGCCGGCGCGGTGATTGCCGCACACACGACCGACCGCCTTGTCGGACAGGCCTGTCTCGGCCGGCCGGGCCGGGAGGTCGCGTGCCGGATTGTCGACGAGGAGGGCAATGAGGTAACCACCGGTGCGCCCGGCGAGTTGCTGGTCCGGCGTGCCGAGGGCGATCCGCGCTATGGGTTCTTCTCGCACTACTACAAGGATCCGGAGGCCACCGAGGACGCGTGGCGGGACGGCTGGTTCCATACCGGCGATATTGTCCGCCGGAACGAACACGGCGACATGTTCTTTGTCGACCGGAAGAAGAACGTCATCCGCCGGTCCGGCGAGAACATCGCCGCCGTGGAGGTGGAATCGATTCTCATGCGGCATCCGCAGATCAAGGCCGCCGGTGTAACATCCGTTCCCGACCCGATCCGTGGCGATGAGGTTTTTGCCTGTCTTGTTGTTGATGATCCTTCACCGGATCTGGCTGTTGAAATCACCGAATGGTGCCTTGGTCAGATGGCCTATTACAAAGCGCCCGGCCACATTGCCTTTGTCGATACATTGCCGCTGACCGCGACACAAAAGGTCCAGCGCGCGCAGTTGAAAAGGCTTGCGGCGGACCTCGTCGGTCAATCCGGTACGACAGTCACCGCACATCTGAAAAAACGGCAGGCGGCCTGATGGCACGCCGCAAATCCTATGACGGAGTGGTGCTGACGGCGCCTTTTACGATGCCGTATCAACGCTATTCGATCGAATCCGCGCATTGGTGGATTGCCCGCGCCTTGCGCGGTTCGCTCGATGTGGCGGGTCTGAAACCCGGCGATATTGACGGCTTCACCGTGTCCAGTTTCACCCTCTTTCCCGACACCGCCGTGGGCCTGACCCAGCATCTCGGCCTTAGCCCGCGATGGCTCGACCATATCCCGATGGGAGGAGCCAGCGGGATCGTGGCCTTGCGAAGGGCGGCGCGAGCGGTGCAAGCGGGAGACGCGGACATTGTTGCCTGCGTTGCCGGAGACACCAATCATGTCGACAGTTTCCGGCTGATGCTGTCGAGCTTTTCCCGCTTTGCCTCCGATGCATCCTATCCTTATGGCTATGGCGGGCCCAATGCCAACTTTGCGCTGCTGACGGATCGCTACATGAATGAGTTCGGGGCGACGCGCGACGACTTCGGCCGTTTGTGTGTTGCGCAAAGGAGCAATGCGCTGAAAAATCCCGGCGCGCTGATGAAGAAGCCGCTGACGCTGGACGATTACCTGAAAGCACGGCCCATCTCCGATCCGATTGCACTGTTTGATTGCGTCATGCCCTGTGCGGGATCGGAGGCCTTTCTGGTGATGTCCGAGGATGAAGCCATAAAACGCAATCTTCCCTTTGCCCGGATCGGCGGCACAATTGAGCGTCACAATGCCCACGCGGATGACCCGATCCAGCTGCGTGGCGGATGGACGGTGGATATCGAAGAGTTGTGGGAGATGGCCGATTGCGGCCCGCAGGAGATTGATCTTCTTCAGACCTATGACGACTATCCGGTGATTTCATTCATGCAGATCGAAGATCTCGGATTTTGCGAGAAGGGTGCCGCAGCAGATTTCCTGCGTGAGCGCGATATGACGATTGCAGGCGATTTCCCGCACAACACGTCCGGCGGTCAGCTTTCGGCCGGGCAGGCGGGCGCCGCCGGCGGCTTCATCGGTCTCGTCGAGGCCATAAGGCAGGTGACGGGTCTGGCGCAGAGCACACAGGTGCCGGACGCCAAATGTGCGTTCATCTCCGGTTTCGGCATGATCAATTACGACCGGGGTGTTTGTTCAAGCGCGGCAATATTGAAGGCGGGCAGCGCATGACCGATCCGCTTCAGCCGCCAAAAAAGAAAAACCCGCAAAAGCGCACCGTGTCGCCGACGCGGCCGCCGGAGGCGCGAAGCCGTGCATTTCTCGGATTGAGCGCGGCGGCAGCCGAGGGGCGATTTGCGCTGCAACACTGCGCGGAATGCGGAGCGGTTCAGTATCCGCCGCGCGATGCCTGTTCGAGCTGCCTATCGACCGAGCTGGCCTGGAAAGACACCGACCCCGCAGGGTCAATCCTGGCTGAAACCACGATCCGGACCTCGATGAAACTCTATTTCAAGGAGAGGGCGCCCTGGCGCACCGGCACTGTCAAACTCGATGCCGGTCCGGTGGTTATCTGTCACCTTCATGGTGATTGCGCCCGCAATGACCGGGTCAATCTGCTTAACCGCCTCGACCGGTCCGGACAGGCCGTTTTGTTTGCCGTCCCGCAAGAACGGAGCCCAAATATGGAAGATGATCCCCAACTCAGGGCGATGACCAGCGATCCGAAACACCGCCGGGTCCTGATCGCGGATGCAAGGAATGCCAATGCACCGGCGCTTGCAAAGGCCCTGGTGGATGCCGGCGCTGCAACAGTTTTTGTCGGTGAAGCGGAAAGTTGGAGGCCTAACCCGGCTAGGGAAGCGCTCGAGGCGATTTCAAATGTTGTGATCCTGCCGCTTGATGTGACCGACACGGCCTCGGTTCAAGAACTCGCGGGAGAGATCGGCGGCAAGACGGATATCTTGATCAACAATGCCCGTTTTGTTCGTCCCGGCGGCGTGCTGGCGCGCGGTGATACCGCCTTTGCGCGCGATGAAATGGAGGTCAATTATCTGGGTCTGATGCGCCTTGCCCAGGCCTTCGGGCCGGGCATGTGCGGGCGAACGGCCGACGGTGACAATTCAGCGGTTGCCTGGGTGAATATCCTGTCCGTTCATGCGCTCTCCAACAGTCCGGATTATGGCTGTTTTTCAGCATCGAACGCCGCGGCGCGTTCGTTGAGCCAGAGCCTGCGGGCGGAATTCCGGGCGTCGGGCCTCAGGGTCATGAACGTCTATTGCGGACCGACAGAGGATGATTGGCATCAGCCGCTGCCGCCGCCCAAGGTGACGCCACAGGCGCTGGCACGTGTGGTGCTGCAGGGTTTGCGTGACGGTCTTGAGGAAACCTGTTGCGGTGATGTGGCAAAGGACCTTTACGAGCGGTACCGCGACAATCCCAATGTTCTGGAACGGGAAATGACCCTGGCGGGAGACGGCGCATGAGCCAGGCCATTCTTCAAGCGCTTTGCGAAAAGGTGTCCGAGGGCGGCATCGAGATTGTCGACCTCACCCATACACTGGACCCGGACTTTCCGGTCATTGTCCTGCCGCCCGAGTTCGGCCAGTGCGCACGGTTCCGGATGGAGGAAATCAGCGCCTACGATCATCGCGGTCCGGCCTGGAAATGGCACAATATCAGCATGTCGGAACATACCGGGACCCATTTCGATGCGCCGGCGCACTGGATATCGGGCCGCGATCTTCCGAACAACTCGGTCGACGCAATCGCGCCGGGCGATTTCATCGGCCCGGTCAATGTTATCGATTGTTCTGAAGGGGCGGGCAAAGACGATGACTTCGAATTGACCCCGGATATCATCAAGGCCTGGGAGGATGAGTACGGAACGATTGAGGCCAATTCCTGGGTGCTCATGCGAACCGACTGGTCGAAAAGGTCGGGTGCCGCCTATCTCAATATGAAGGACGACGGCCCGCACTCACCGGGACCGACCCCGGAAGGCATCCGGTTTTTGATCGAGCAACGTGATATCCGCGGCTTCGGAACGGAAACCGTCGGCACGGATGCCGGTCAGGCGAGCCATTATGAGCCGCCTTATCCGGCCCACTATTATCTCCACGGTGCCGGCAAATACGGCCTCCAGTGTCTCGCCAGTCTCGACCGGCTGCCGCCAAAGGGTGCGGTCCTTCTGGCTGCGCCGCTGAAGATCAAGAATGGAACAGGCAGCCCCTTGCGGGTTTTGGCGATGGTTCCGGGTGGCCGGTCATGAGTGAGTACACCGCTATTATTACCGGGGCCAATAAGGGGATCGGCGCGGACCTTGCGGCGCGTTTGCTGGAGAAGAATTACCGTGTCATCTCGGTCGCGCGGCACGCGCCCCAGGTTTCTCACCCGAACCTGTTTTCCGTGGAGGCCGACCTTCTCGACGAGGATGCTGTTACGAAGGCGGCAGCCGAGATCGCATCGACCCACAATGTAACCCACCTGATTCACAATGCCGGCCTGATCTGGCCGAACCTTGTCGAAGATGCAAAGCCGTCCGACATAACAGGGCTTGCCCAGCTTCATCTTGGCTCCGCACTGACCTTGCTGCAGGCCGTATTGCCGTCGATGAAAAATGCCGGTTTCGGGCGCATCATGTTCAATGGATCGCGAGCGGCGCTTGGCGTGCCAACGCGAACAGCCTACAGCGCCAGCAAGGCCGCCATGATCGGCATGGCGAGGACATGGGCGCTGGAACTTGCACCCCATGGCATAACTGTGAATGTGGTTGCGCCGGGGCCGATCCAGACGGACAATTTTTGGGGCATCGTTGAAAAGGGAAGTCAGCAGGAAACCGATCTGGCCAAGCGAATTCCCGTTGGCAGGCTGGGCCGTGTCGAGGATGTTTCAAACGCCTTTTTGTTCTTTTGCGATCCGGCCAACAGTTTCGTCACCGGACAGACGCTTTACGTGTGCGGTGGAGCAAGCGTTGGGACAATCACCATCTGACCATGGCACCCGGCACTGCTAAATGATGAGCTCTGTTGCAGCGTATGCGTTTCCGCGGGCCGCTGCAGTCAGTACCATGTCAGCATCCTGCAGGTTTCGTTCGACACAATGGCGCTGGCGCTCTCCTGTGTCATTCCGCCGTAGCTGTTGGCGGCGCGGTATTCCATGGTGAAAACATTGGTGCCGTCCGACGATACCGGTGTCGGCCGGGTCTCGATATGCCGGAAACTGGCGGGATCACTCAAATCTCGTTTTACCGCCCTCACCAACGGTTCGAAGGACGCATCCCATCTGGAAAGGCAGTGTTGCGCATAAACGTTGGTCGATGCGACATCTGTTGCATTATTGTCCCTGTTGTAGCCAATGAAATATCCGACGAGAAACAGGGCTGCAAACGCCAGTGCGCCCAGACCAACCAGCGCCGGCTTTCTCACACGTGGTGGATCAGACGGTTGCTCTTCGGCTTCCGCTTCGTTCGGTTTCCCGGCCCTGGCGTCGTTGTATTCCGCACGGGTGATCCTGCCAGCCCGGAGCATCCGCTTTAGCCTGACAAGGCCTTCATCCCCATAAGCCACGGTCAATCTCCGTGTTTGTCCGCCCGACAGATATTGGAGCATATTTGCGTAAATAAACCGTAATCGCTGCACCTGTGGTTGCAGTTCCGCCTTGTCGCGTATGACGTTGTTCGACGGCCGGAAATGACGGCGGTTTTACGGATTTTAATATTGTTTGTTCGTTTCGGCTGATCCGCTTGGCGACACCCCGCGTAATACCTCATGCCGGCGCACATGGATCAATAGTCTCACAGGAGAACTCGAAATGTTCAGACGTACCCTTATTGCCGCCATTGCTGTCGTGCCGCTTGCTTTCGGCACGGTTGCAGCCAAGGCCGCCGACATCGTCGATACGGCCGTTTCTGCCGGGAACTTCAACACGCTGGTCGCCGCTGTTCAGGCTGCCGGACTTGTCGACACGCTGAAAGGCGAGGGCCCGTTTACGGTTTTCGCTCCGACGGACGAAGCCTTTGAAAAACTGCCGGCGGGAACCGTCGAGGATCTGCTGAAGCCTGAAAACAAAGACCAACTGGTTGCCGTGCTGACGTACCATGTCATCCCGGGAAAGGTCATGTCGGGTGACATCGCAGGCAAGAAAATGGGCGTTAAAACCGTTCAGGGCAGTGAGCTGATGGTCGACGCCATGGATGGCGTCAAGGTGGACAATGCGTCTGTCGTGACCGCGGACATCGAAACGTCGAATGGCGTGATCCACGTTATCGACCAGGTCGTCCTGCCGAAATAGGTCACGGCACTTTCAATGGCGAGGCCGGGGAAAAACCGGCCTCGCCTTGAAAAAGACGCCTGGTGGATTCGTTTCCGGCGCGTCGGTGCCTGAGATGGCGCGCAAAACGTCCTCATACGGGGGCTTCCCTGCGAAACGGCAAACAGGATCAATCGCCCTTTCAAAAGGGTTGTAGATCGGAACGGAGATCAGGAGGGTGACCATTGTCACAACACGGTGTTCCTGACCTTCCGGTTTTGACCCGTTTTGAGCAGGTGGCCGACGGTTCGTTATACGCACGTCTTCCTGATGATTGGCAGATCGGCATAGCCGATGTTGTCGATTCGACCGGTGCAATTGCCAACGGGCATTACAAATCCGTCAATTTTGCAGGCGCGGCCACGATCAGCGCCGTTTCGAATTCCTCAGGCGGCAGACTGCCGCTTTTTGCATTTGGTGGCGATGGCGCGCAATTTGTTGTGCGACCGGAACAGGCGCAAGCCGCATCAAGTGCGCTTGCCCAGGTATCCCATTGGGTCAAAGGCCAGCTCGAACTGGATTTGCGTGTCGGCATGACCAGCATTGCCGCAATCCGGGCCGCCGGTTTCGATGTGCGGGCCGCTTACTGGCGGGCGTCGGATCACGTGCAATATTCGCTTTTTACCGGGGGTGGCCTCGAATGGGCAGAGAAGCAGCTAAAGGGCGGCCATTTCGCGATCAGGCCGACTGGCGATGAAGGTGACCCGGACCTGTCGGGTCTATCGTGCCAGTGGGGCCCTGTGATGTCCACGCGCGGCAAGATCATCTCATTGATCGTCAAGCCTGCTTCCGGTTCAAAACCTGCCGCTTTTGAGAAGGCGACGCGAAAAATCATCAAGGCTCTTGGCAAGGCAAAGGCGGTGAACCCCGTTCCTGATGCCGGTCCGGACGTGCGATGGCCCGGTGCTTCCATCGATCTGCAATCCAAGACAATTACCGGGTCCGGTTTTGACGCCTTGAAGAAGGCCTGGACGATTGTCCGAACGCTGTTTTACTGGTCACTGTTCAAGGCAGCTGCTCCGTTGCGAGGCCTCGCGCCAACCCGGTACCGCGCCGACATTTCTGCAAATTCGGATTTCCGCAAATTCAATGACGGACTGATGATGACCGTTGATTGTTCACCCGGTTCGATAGACGGTCTGAAGACTATTCTGGAACGGGCCGAGCGCGACGGGGTGATCCGGTTCGGCCTTCATGTACAGGACGAGGCGCTGATTACCTGTGTGGTTCCATCCGTTTTCGAAAGAAACCACATGCACTTTATCGACGGGTCGGGGGGCGGATATGCGTCGGCTGCGAAGCAATTGCGCGCCAATGGCCGTTCGTGACTTGACGCGACAATAGCCGGTTTCGTCAACAGGTTTTCTATCGGCTCCAATGAAGCCTGCGTATAACATACAAGAAAAAGGTTCGCGGTCCCGGTGCTTACGGCCGTTGTGTCCGACTTCTCGACGTAATGATATATATCTTTATTGTGCTTCTTTTAGTCTTATTTATGCACAGTACAGGTTATAATTGCCGAGCGGAGTATTTTACAAGTTAACCTATTTTTTACCGTAAAACAGATAGGTTTCTTGAACAGATGTCTTTGGTTGTAATGACTTCAACCATCCGGAATTCCCTCAAGTTCATGATGAATTTTCGCGGACACATTGTTTGCGAAAGGCTGGAGTACGGCTCGCCAAGGCGCCATCGGCGTATTGGTTGACTGTAAATCGTCGGTCAGGCATGTGCAGAGCGGCCACAATTGGCGATCTCTCGTTTGTC
This portion of the Hoeflea prorocentri genome encodes:
- a CDS encoding DUF3095 domain-containing protein, giving the protein MSQHGVPDLPVLTRFEQVADGSLYARLPDDWQIGIADVVDSTGAIANGHYKSVNFAGAATISAVSNSSGGRLPLFAFGGDGAQFVVRPEQAQAASSALAQVSHWVKGQLELDLRVGMTSIAAIRAAGFDVRAAYWRASDHVQYSLFTGGGLEWAEKQLKGGHFAIRPTGDEGDPDLSGLSCQWGPVMSTRGKIISLIVKPASGSKPAAFEKATRKIIKALGKAKAVNPVPDAGPDVRWPGASIDLQSKTITGSGFDALKKAWTIVRTLFYWSLFKAAAPLRGLAPTRYRADISANSDFRKFNDGLMMTVDCSPGSIDGLKTILERAERDGVIRFGLHVQDEALITCVVPSVFERNHMHFIDGSGGGYASAAKQLRANGRS